CTcaattctttcatttttgtgtgattttaTTATTCATCAGCTGTGTTAAATTTAGTCGCTTATTCTATTTGATGTTTCAGAATTTTTGTACCAATTTGTTGTGTTATGAATCAACAAATGTCATTTAACCATATATCAAATAGGCATTCAGCTGAGGATAGGCTTAAACTGCCATTTATGACATATAAGAAACAAGAACAGGCTGCTGTTTTAGTATGATATGGTTATTCTGTCATTGGGCCTACTACTTgtaggaaaaatcttgtttacAGTGGAGTAGAGGTAAAGATGGCATACATACTCTACGTTCTTGGTCTTCCCTATGAGGGTAGTGGTGAAAAGAGGCCAAATTTTTCTTCGTGTTaaatgcaaaatgaaaatgGAGTTGAAATTCTCACGgcaaatttttcttcttgtgTTAAGTCTTGCATAATTGTTCTGCTTCATTATACTTAAATAATCTCAGTTTATAACAATAAAACTATGGATAATTCCATGACCTAGTTCTTGTGCTTAATTTACACAAAATGTAAGCGATTGCTTTCTGTGGTACTTCTCCTCtgtgtgttaaaaaaaaaaaagatcatggTGTTCAATTGGGGTTTCTGTTATTAAAGGTACACTATCCATCTGTTTATACCCTTACCTTTTGTTGTCTATCAGACAATTATGCTAAGCCTTTTCATGAACGTCAGCTATGATGCTTCGCCAAAGTCAATAAACCATAATTAATGTGTCCAAGAGATTTTGGATGAAAAACAATTCGTTGCATGTATTTCATGAGGGTTAGTCCACTGTGGAATTAGTGCTTAGAACTAGTGCTTGGCGAGATGATCAGTAGTAAAATTGGGGCGTGCTCCTTTTACCTTGAAATTGATATGTTATTGTGACTATTTCAAGTTCAGTTGACAGTTATAAGTTCTCTTGATCTGTAAATTTGTCTGAAATACAGAGATACATTTTCACGTCCTCCATGTACTCTGGTGCAGCCGTCAATGCAGGCTGCTTCAGATGATATTCTGCACATTCCAGAATTTGGTACTGTTATCTGCATATTCTCTTCAGAGAAAGTTTGTCTATATTTGCCTATTGATCTTAAGGAATCTATCTTATTTTGAGACCAATTGTCAAACAGGTAAAAACTTCTGCCCTCCAATATATCCTTTAGGAGATGAACGATGGCAGTTCAGCATTGGGCCACCTCTGATATGTCTCCATACTCTTCAGCTCCAGCCCTCTCCAGCTCCACCAAAACTTGCTTCTCAGACAGTTATTGATTGTCAGCCACTGATGGTTAGTATCTTAATATTTTTGAAGAGCTTTGcagcataatttttttttacagctCAGTTTCTAAGAATTTTGCCTTTTTTCCTCAGGTCTACCTCCAGGAGGAATCCTGTCTAAGAATAACTTCTCTCTTAGCTGACGGAGTTATAGGAAAATCTGGATCTGTTCTACCAGATTTCTCAATTAATTCGCTCTTGTTCAGTCTCAAAGGTTTGGATGTCACAGTGCCTCTTGATATTGGGAAACCACAATATGATTCTAGAAGTGGTGTTGCTGATTTCCGGTGTCCCTTTGCTGGGGCAACCCTTCATATTGAAAACTTGTTCTTTTCTGAGTCACCCTCATTGGTACTTCGGCTATTAAACCTGGAGAAAGATCCTGCATGTTTTTGTCTCTGGGAAGGTCAGCCTATTGACTCTAGCCAGAAAAAGTGGACAAGTGGGGCTAGTCTCATCAATTTATCTCTGGAAACCAGCAGTCACTCAGCTGGAATGTCTTCTCATTTGTGGAGATGTGTTGAGTTAAAAGGTGCTTGCCTTGAAGCAGCAATGGGAACTGTGGATGGCAGGCCTTTAATGAATATTCCCCCCCCTGGAGGTATTGTGAGAGTTGGAGTTGCTTGTCAGCAATTCCTGTCCAATACTTCAGTTGAGCAATTATTTTTTGTGCTAGATCTCTATGCATACTTAGGTAGGGTAAGTGAAAGGATGGCTGTAGTTGGGAAAACAAACCGTAATATGGAAGTTCCAAATGAGTCTCTTGGTGGAACACTAATTGAAAAGGTTCCTGGTGACACAGCTTTAAGTGTAGCCTTGAATGACCTTCGGCTAAGATTTTTGGAATCTTCTTCTGGAGACTGTCTGGGACCACCTTTGGTTCAGTTTTCTGGTGATGATTTGCTCATTAAAGTTACTCATAGAACCTTGGGTGGAGCCATAATGATTTCGTCCAGCATAGGATGGGAGAGTGTTGAGGTTGATTGTGCAGAGACTGAGAATAACTTGCCACATGAGAATGCCTTGAAGCTAGCATCTGATAAAAAAGGTCCTATGTCAGGAAATGGCTACCCTCATCTTAGAGCTGTCTTTTGGGTGCAAAATCGGAAGAATTTGCATGAAAATTCACGTGCTGTCTCGGTTCCATTCTTGAATATAAATGTAGTCCATGTGATTCCATATGATGCACACGATGTGGAATGTCATAGTTTAAATGTGTCAGCTTGCATTGCTGGGGTTCGTCTTGGAGGAGGGATGAGTTATGCTGAAGCTCTGCTTCACAGATTTGGAATCCTGGGCCCAGATGGTGGTCCTGGAGAGGGTCTCACAAGAGGGTTGGAAAAATTATCTGGGGGGCCAttgtcaaaaatttttaaagcaTCACCCATTGTGGATGAGCTCAGAGATAGCAGAAAAAGTAAGCTTTTCAGTTGACTTGAACTTGCCTCTGTGCTTTGAATTCCTGCTGAACTGCATATATTTTATGACATTCAAGTTTGAACATCGCTGATCATTTTAGTTTCTCCTATTCACTTCTTAATCTTTCAAGGTGGAAATGTTGAAGATGAAAAGCAGAACACTGCATTGCAATTGGGTGCTCCAGATGATGTGGATGTACTTATAGAATTGACAGATTGGTTATTTGCTGTTGAAGGAGAAGAGGAGATAGCAGAGAGGTGGCAGTTCAATTCTGAACATGCTAGCAGAGAGGACATGTGCTGGCATGTGACTTTCCAGAACATGCTTGTCAAAGCAAAAAGCAGTCCAAAGCATTTAATGAATGATGAGAGAAAATTTCATGGAAAGCAGAAATATCCTGTTGAGTTGGTAACGGTAATAACGCGattcattattttgttcaaATGCAATAGatcatatagcagtaaaatggTGTGCGAGGGAAATCTCGTTTACTACCATTTATTTTTATCGTCTGCATACATTTTAGGACAATCTGGAAAAAAGATGTAACTAATAGAATACGACATGAAGATATGGCCTTAAGATGCTAAGATTTGATTTGTTTGTGAGTCAATCATTCAACTTCTTGTTCTGTCTTTAGTTCTTGGATGCGCATATTGTTTCCCCATCCATAGAAGAAGCAATTGACTTCCTGATGCGTTGAGCATACATGGTTCATGACCCCTATATATAActttattttttgttctttccagccattttggtgGCATATCGTGTCTTCCTTCTGCTAACTTTCTCATTGATCTTATTTCAAAATTACTGGTAAAGGCTAGAGGCAGCATCTGTCCGCATCAGATATATCATTCACATGTATGGGGCTTTATTTACCTTACGTAGTATGCAAATGCTTGCAGGTTGGTGTACAAGGCTTGCAGATCTTAAAGCCTCTATCTCAAATGGGCAGCCTGGAAAATGGTGTAGGGAATAAGCAAATTGTTGAGACATGTGGAGTAAATACTGAAGTTGATATAGTAATTTCtcaagatgatgatgatggggGAGCCCAGTGGGTGGTAAATAATTTGAAGTTCTCTGTGAAACAGCCGGTAAAGTGGTTTAGCCTTTATGTGATTGCTATTGCTTTGGCTTGGGTTGTCATGTAATGACTTTTGTTTTTTGACTTTGCTAGATTGAGGCAGTTGTCACAAAAGATGAATTTCATTACCTTGCTCTTTTGTTCAAATCTGAAGTTGAGTCTATGGGTAGAATAGCCGCTGGAATCCTGCGGGTGCTTAAACTAGAAGGATCTGTTGGCCCTGCAGCAATCAGTCAACTAAGCAATTTAGGTAATCTTATGCTATATGCATGACATATCATAAATTACAATTTATAACTACATTactaaatattttaatttcattGATGCTATTCTCTTTGGGGTTAAAATCTGGATATTATGATTTTGGCTAGTGTTGGAAATTATTGAAGAGACCTCTTGTAGGTATATTTTGCCTTTATTTTTTCACTTCCCTTGCCCTTCCTCTGTTGGGTTTGGGTCCAAAAAGGGGGCAAGTAACATGAATTCCAAATATGGGAAGAATCACCAGTTTCAAAGAAACCATAAAGAATGATTCTGACTCTGAGCTGTGTAAGATTTACAAGGTTAGTCTTGAGCTTCAGAATGGAAATAAAAGTGGGCTGGAAGCATTTCCCCCACAATGCAAAGCTTATGTATCCAACTGGGCGTGCTTTTAGTATCACAGTTCTGTTTATGGTAGGGTAATGCATCCCTATGGATAGGTATGATTTAGTTGGAAATGCGTAATGCTTCCCCTTTTCAGTTAATCAAGGAAGGAAATGCGTAATTGTACTTTGAATTGATCGCAAAGAGATTCACAGAAGGATCCAGTTTTGCTGGAAACAAAGAGGTGGAAGAGAAACTTTTGGGTAAACTTGAAAGTGTAACCATTCTTTTGGTCTGGACAAATGACATCCTGAGGAGTTGAGACACATATTGACTGAGAAATGATGAATTAAGCTTATGGGTTTAACTTTAACTATGCACCCAAAGGAAACAAAAGAttcttaaaaaggaaaaagattttGGAGAACTTATTTGCATAGAACAGAGAATGAAGACTCAACGGGTTTGCAGAGTCGATTCCTGCAGCATGAATTACAGATTGTCGGTGATCAGGCTGCCTGCGTTTTCTAGTCCATTGTGGGACTAGGTAGGAGCCCTTAAAAGGTATCCAACTGGGCGAATTCTACATGATCAAAAGAAAGTTGTATTGCTTTGCACATGCACCCCTCCAGATTTCCTTTTTGGATATCTTATGATATCAAATTGAACCTTTTCTTTATTGGTTTCACGTGGTTGCCATGCTCAAAACATAAGACACCCAGCCAGAGTATTAACACCTTACTAATTGTTGCAGGAAGCGAAGGCTTTGACAGAATTTTCACCCCAGAAAAGCTCAGCAGGGGTAGCAGTCCTAGCAGTATTGGGTTCAATTTGTCATCGGATACAAATGGTGGAATTCGTGACTCATGTTTGGAGTCCACGCTGTCTTCTCTTGAGGAGATGGTCTTGGATTCACAGGCCAAATGTGCTGCACTTACTTCTGAAATTGGTAGTCCAGAATTTTCAGCAGAAAACCTACGTAATGTTAAGAAATTGAGTCAGAAACTTGAGAGCATGCAGAAATTATTAATGCGGTTGCGGACTCAAATTTGATCTGCTTTAACTCCTGCGATACCGTACAAAATGGAGAAAGAAACGGACACAACTCTTAAGCCATTCTTTTTTGTGTATATTCTAATACATAGTAATACATCGAGTTTATCTATCTGCCGGCAATTGTATTAAAGCAATCATAGTTTCAGTTTGAAATATTGTATTTGGAAATAGGAAATTTTGTTGTAGAAAGACTACTTTGATGCCATGTATAATAAGAGCATTTTGCGGACTTCGTTAGCCTTCGGACGATAATTCCATGTAAAAGTTCAGTGATatatcaaaataaaaagtttttgAGAGCTTTTAGTTCTGTCAGAACTTTCTGTCAGAACTTATTGCACAATGTAAAAAATTTCAGATGCtgcattattatttattttccgTCCGCAATGAATAATTGCAGGTCCTTTTGTGAATAGGCTAAACGCTGGCTAAGGAAGCAAGGTCCCATAACCCGACTGGGACATGGGAGCCGCGTAAACCTGCGTAAGGTGGCATAAGAAActtcataaataaaaattacacATGAAACCCATCTCCCGAATGGTTAGTTATGTATGGTTAGCCCCCAGTTTTTCCCCTGGCAAGGAAAAGATGCACCGAATTAGTACAGGAAAAGATTAGAACACCAAAACTTCCATTTTCACAGCTTCCAAAATTATGCATTCTGAAAGTTCTTCATGATGCATTCCCAAACCAACATAAACAGATATTTTTAATCTGCTAAGGCCACATTAAATCAACATAACAACTAGAGTACAACATGTCGATTAGACCGAGTTTAAATGACAGCTGCCAGAAGCCTAAAAATTTAGCTCCTATATCAACTTGAGCAAACAAAATCTCAGACTATGGCTCGTGATGATCCTTGTATCATACAACAAACCCACCCGCTGAAAGCCGTAGCAAGAGCTGTTTTTGCAATCAGACCAGCATCAATGAATCTCAGAAAGAGTTATTTTGCAATCAGACCAGCGTTAATGGACCtcagtaactcaagaatttgcTACAGCATCCCAGCGCCATATAGTCCCATCCTCACAGCAGCTGAGAATGGTGCTGCAGCATTTAAGTATACAATTATTTTAAACTCATAAAAgatgaagaacttggatcgagGTGTTTCTGTTCCGAGCTTACCTTCCATCAAAGGACACAGCAGTCTGCCTAATAGGAGATTTTGATTGAACATGAGATAACCTGAAGAGTCAGCAGAGCACGCACGTTAGATAAACTATCCACCAAATTAAAATTGAAGCTGGCAATCACACTGCCTCACGTGGAGGATGAAAGGGATTGCAGAAAGTAACCAACCTTGCAATGAGGACGGGGGGGCTCGATTGGAGATCCCAGACAAAAATCTTCCCTTCCCGATTTCCTGCAAAAAAAACCAGAAAGATGAATCTCTGACACAACCTCAGCTGAAACTCAACGAATAATCGCTATTTGGCTCTCATGCTAAGATTCATACAAAAGGAAACCAAGTCAGCTAGAAACTATAATAGTTTAGCAAAAAGATGTACAATTAAAAATCAGAAGAAGTTTTGATAATAGCATTCTGGATTCTTCATAGTTAATATCACCTATAACAGCTGCTTTGTAATGGAAATCGCAGGAAAACTTGATGAACCAGATATCACACTCAGGAACAGGATACTTTTGAAGGACATCAGCTGAACCCTGAAAGGAAATTCATTTACTGCTCATAACCATCATGCATACGAGGAACAAAATCAGATAACATATTCATAGCCAACAACATTCCCAATACTAATCTACTCACCTCTCCCGGAGAATGTTCTTTCATTTTAGGTTCCCATAAGACAATTTCGTTGTCTACACTCTGGACATATCCACAGGAAGAGGGAAGTAGAGAGAATAATTTTAGTGCAGAAAATAggtaaaagaaatcaaatttggacagaaaagaAGTATACTTAGAAAGACCCAATGTAACCAATGAATTTCTATGTGCACTATGTTACACCTATTAACTAGCAACCTTTAAGAAATTTGCACAGTTTGTCTTAAGGTACTCTTGGGCACATGACACTATCTGCTGAATTGAAAAGcgcaaaaaaaatatttccaatGTGATGGGCTGAAAAATTATTATATAGCTCAAAGAATCAATCTACAAGGAAGGGAACATCAATCCTCTGTTAAACAGCAAATGAGGTCCCACTAGCCTCACGGAGCCTAAACATTGATCATCTCTTAGTGCTGTACCTTGATACTATGTGGGCATGGGAGCCTAAGTGCGCAAACTGTgggaaaagagaaaatgatGCCCTAGTAGTTCTTGTCATTCACCTTAGACAGGATAAAGTCGCCAAGCCACCGATTACAGTCAACATAATTGGAATGCACTGAAGCTATAAATACCTGGAATGACAAATGCCAACTTCAGATACAACACTAAGAATTTTTCTTGTAATAAAGcagaaccacaaaaaaaaaaaaagcagctaCTTACTGGGAATTGTACATATTTTGTTGGGAATTTGGAAGGAAGATCTGTCCAAGTAAATGATTTCTCCACATATGTCCAGAACTCTGCAGCAAGTCAAGCACAATGCCTTACCTAAACTAGGGCCTCAAGTTACATTGGTAATAGTTTGGTTATGTCATCGAGCAAGGGAGCTTGACTGACATTAATGTTACAAGATGACTGAGATCAGATTTGTCCAAATGCATAAAACAATTATCATAAGTAGTATGAAGACTACACACAGGTTTAGCCATACAGTAAAACAGAGAAAGAATGTCCAGAAAAGTTGATACACAAAAATGCTTCCAGAGCATatagtagattttttttttgttgttggggggggggggggggggtgtgtgtgtgCGCTACAGCAAGctgcaaaacaaaaaatttgatgTACTCTCGAAGGTATTTAAATGATGATTAGGAAGTTCAACACTTCAGCAGAAGAACCATGTAAACATGGCCCAGTTTCACATGCCAGATGATTTGAAATACTATTACATATTACTTAACTTTCTTAGTTGAACAAGACAATCTGCCAAGGACATCTCAGCAGAGAAAACTTCATACAATGAGGTTAACACCATCCTAATTTTCGTCAGTATTTTAACCAAGATCGGTTTAGTTGTATGACTGCCTTCACATTCAGCAGCAACTACTTTGTGTGAGGTCAGCTTATGATACCAGCCTCGGGCTTAAGAAGACCAGCTTAAGAGGCCAAAAGGAAAGGAACCAAAGAAAGAGCACAATCAACAAAATCAACTCATTCATCATCCTAGAGAACTCCAGGCAACTCTTCTTATTTGAGAAAATAATCAGAAAAAATCAGTGCTTTTTCTTTCACTGACCAAATTTTGATAGTGTTATCCATTCCACAGCTTGCAATCTGATATATGTCAGAAGGATGGAAAATTAACTCACTCAATATCCCAGAGAATTCCAGGCAACTCTTCTCATTTGAGAaaataatcagaaaaaaaaaattcagtacTTTACCTTTCATTGACCAAATTTTAACAGTGTTATCCATTCCACAGCTTGCAATCCGATAAATGTCAGAAGGATGGAAATCCTACAATAATCATCATGAATGGAAACATATAATGCCAATGTGGCAAAGTACCATGCATGAAATCACTACTACTCATGGAAATTAAGAAGCACAACTGGAGTGAGAAGGTTGCATAAA
The DNA window shown above is from Coffea arabica cultivar ET-39 chromosome 5e, Coffea Arabica ET-39 HiFi, whole genome shotgun sequence and carries:
- the LOC113690300 gene encoding uncharacterized protein; translated protein: MESILARALEYTLKYWLKSFSRDQFKLQGRTVQLSNLDINGDALHASVGLPPALNVTTAKVGKLEIVLPSVSNVQIEPIVVQIDRLDLVLEENDDIDAPTSSSSAQTSASAAKGSGYGFADKIADGMTLEVRTVNLLLETHGGARRQGGATWASPMASITFRNLLLYTTNENWQVVNLKEARDFSINKGSIYVFKKLEWESLSIDLLPHPDMFSDAHLACSQEGSSRKDEDGAKRVFFGGERFIEGISGEAHITIQRTELNSPLGLEVQLHITEVVCPALSEPGLRALLRFFSGLYVCLNRGDVNPNAQRSMESAGRSLVCIIVDHIFLCVKDVEFQLELLMQSLFFSRASISDGENSKCLTRVMIAGLFLRDTFSRPPCTLVQPSMQAASDDILHIPEFGKNFCPPIYPLGDERWQFSIGPPLICLHTLQLQPSPAPPKLASQTVIDCQPLMVYLQEESCLRITSLLADGVIGKSGSVLPDFSINSLLFSLKGLDVTVPLDIGKPQYDSRSGVADFRCPFAGATLHIENLFFSESPSLVLRLLNLEKDPACFCLWEGQPIDSSQKKWTSGASLINLSLETSSHSAGMSSHLWRCVELKGACLEAAMGTVDGRPLMNIPPPGGIVRVGVACQQFLSNTSVEQLFFVLDLYAYLGRVSERMAVVGKTNRNMEVPNESLGGTLIEKVPGDTALSVALNDLRLRFLESSSGDCLGPPLVQFSGDDLLIKVTHRTLGGAIMISSSIGWESVEVDCAETENNLPHENALKLASDKKGPMSGNGYPHLRAVFWVQNRKNLHENSRAVSVPFLNINVVHVIPYDAHDVECHSLNVSACIAGVRLGGGMSYAEALLHRFGILGPDGGPGEGLTRGLEKLSGGPLSKIFKASPIVDELRDSRKSGNVEDEKQNTALQLGAPDDVDVLIELTDWLFAVEGEEEIAERWQFNSEHASREDMCWHVTFQNMLVKAKSSPKHLMNDERKFHGKQKYPVELVTVGVQGLQILKPLSQMGSLENGVGNKQIVETCGVNTEVDIVISQDDDDGGAQWVVNNLKFSVKQPIEAVVTKDEFHYLALLFKSEVESMGRIAAGILRVLKLEGSVGPAAISQLSNLGSEGFDRIFTPEKLSRGSSPSSIGFNLSSDTNGGIRDSCLESTLSSLEEMVLDSQAKCAALTSEIGSPEFSAENLRNVKKLSQKLESMQKLLMRLRTQI
- the LOC113689738 gene encoding polycomb group protein FIE1; translation: MAKIALGCEPVVGSLTSSKKKEYRVTNRLQEGKRPLYAVAFNFIDSRYFNVFATVGGNRVTVYQCLEGGVIAVLQSYIDEDKDESFYTVSWACNIDGAPLLVAGGINGIIRVIDAGNEKIHKSFVGHGDSINEIRTQPLKPSLVVSASKDESVRLWNVHTGICILIFAGAGGHRNEVLSVDFHPSDIYRIASCGMDNTVKIWSMKEFWTYVEKSFTWTDLPSKFPTKYVQFPVFIASVHSNYVDCNRWLGDFILSKSVDNEIVLWEPKMKEHSPGEGSADVLQKYPVPECDIWFIKFSCDFHYKAAVIGNREGKIFVWDLQSSPPVLIARLSHVQSKSPIRQTAVSFDGSTILSCCEDGTIWRWDAVANS